GCACTATCACAACTCAAACCAAGCATCATGCAGGCCATGAGTGATTTGGTCGCCAGAAGAAATCAGTTACTTGTGATGCAAACGATGGAAAAGAACCGCCTTCAATCCCTACCGAAAAGCTTGTCGATGACGATAAAACCAATACTCACCGCGTTTAAACATCAAATCCTAAAAATTGAAAAAAAGCTCGTTGAACTCATCGAGTCTTGTCCTGAATACCAGGCGAAAAATACGATTCTGCAAAGCATGACAGGTATTGGCAAGATAGCGGCAGCGTCAATCATCTGTAATTTACCCGAGCTTGGCTATGTGACGGGTAAACAAGCGAGCAGCCTAGTTGGTGTTGCGCCGATGAATCGAGAAAGTGGCCGTTATAAAGGGCAACGGAGAATCCAAGGTGGGCGGCACCAAGTACGCACGGTGTTATATATGGCCATGCTGTCAGCTATTCAAAGTAATCCCGTGTTTAAAGACACCTATCAACGATTAGTCGTTGCAGGCAAACCTAAAAAAGTGGCGATTATTGCCTGTATCAGAAAGATGGTGGTGATATTAAATTCGATGCTCAGAGACGGAGTAATGTGGGAAGCGCCAAGGGCTAAAAGTTAGCTATTGACGCCATAGTCTCTTGTTATGTGTTTATGACCACATACCTTACGGTCGCTTGACTAATAACATTTGAACCTTCTTGAATCTTCCATACTCGGCCTATAGTTAACAACTCGCGTAACCCAATAGAGTCAATAAAAGTTACGTTTAAGATTTTAGTTTCCCCGGGGTAAACCCATTCATCCTCTTGTAACTCAAATTGCCCCATAAACATTCTTGAATTTTCAGGCCAATCAAAATTGTGGTTGGGTCTATAGTATTGTGTGAAAGGAGTATGTCGCCCACCATCTTCGGTCTTGTATAGTGTGACTTCAGCTTCTACTAAATATGGCCCATCACCTGCGAACTCGAGTACGTCATACATGATTTAGCACCCTTCAATGACACATAACAGTTTATTAGAAGGCAAATTGCGCGCTTTCCACAATTCCCTTCAACGCTTTATTCATTGATATTTAC
The nucleotide sequence above comes from Thalassotalea euphylliae. Encoded proteins:
- a CDS encoding IS110 family transposase; this encodes MKTVINQKIHVGVDTGKYQLDVYLRPLDIYFTVTNDEKGITEAINQLKQYPIERIVIEATGRLEMPFIMACANSKLPFVIANPIHIKRFAGAIGQRAKTDKLDAQLIAHYGEVIKPALSQLKPSIMQAMSDLVARRNQLLVMQTMEKNRLQSLPKSLSMTIKPILTAFKHQILKIEKKLVELIESCPEYQAKNTILQSMTGIGKIAAASIICNLPELGYVTGKQASSLVGVAPMNRESGRYKGQRRIQGGRHQVRTVLYMAMLSAIQSNPVFKDTYQRLVVAGKPKKVAIIACIRKMVVILNSMLRDGVMWEAPRAKS